A window of the Acidithiobacillus thiooxidans ATCC 19377 genome harbors these coding sequences:
- a CDS encoding RrF2 family transcriptional regulator, which produces MVLSKATEQALRGLIYIAAQQRGEPVLSREIADYLGVPVQCITKIMRSLAKRGFLGSVKGRGGGFLLLPAAESLNIMDVVEAVEGHPLSPHCVLGLKVCADETACPLHRQWTDLRRQEVDWLRTQTICELAKMTFSKMQVA; this is translated from the coding sequence ATGGTATTGAGCAAAGCCACCGAACAGGCCCTGCGCGGCCTGATATATATTGCCGCACAACAACGCGGAGAGCCGGTACTGAGTCGTGAAATCGCCGATTACCTCGGGGTTCCCGTTCAGTGTATTACCAAAATCATGCGGAGCCTCGCCAAGCGCGGATTTCTGGGATCGGTAAAAGGCCGGGGAGGGGGATTTTTGCTGCTTCCCGCAGCTGAATCCCTGAATATTATGGATGTGGTCGAGGCCGTTGAGGGGCATCCTTTATCGCCACATTGTGTGTTGGGTTTGAAGGTGTGCGCGGATGAAACGGCCTGCCCTTTGCACCGCCAGTGGACGGACTTGCGTCGTCAGGAAGTGGACTGGTTACGTACCCAGACCATTTGTGAGTTGGCAAAAATGACCTTTTCCAAGATGCAGGTGGCTTAA
- a CDS encoding NFACT RNA binding domain-containing protein, with the protein MDTLQLAAAAQFFQQQLAGQSIHKISSAAGGLHLHTGKQTLVCMVQRTPLGLWLAPESATTEEQGHHWSAPLQQQLKGFRIERIAVPWADRIVRMDFSRMHISKRVDQLSLIAECFGGRGNLALLDAQEQIRWAWRWDSLDGPTAPRFLPGIVYHPPESARLFEESRSDLSIWLQCMAPRYRPDGSTAQAFMKEQWAERSASSSWWQAKTEAGQNLLYPLCLPDGPPMQAKAPEIALQLPASTLTRAPSPAEHALATEKNRLQQRIQKMRHDLQQWEAPEYYRTLAFALFAVPDSTARAASIQAIDHTHGDGRLLEIAVTPGKSLHQQAQKYMKKALRSQRAVQKIQQRLQDSEKLLDELLPKGQGALPLAHRLPQTQNAPVRHKCQERTTRRLAEPFHHTMIAGFDIFWGNNARENDRLTFRFAKSWDIWFHVQDLGGSHVILRRENASTLVPEPVIAAAARLALQHSQSRALSAEVDWTEVRHVQRKPGAGPGQVIYRHFQTIRVRRDAHDEG; encoded by the coding sequence ATGGATACCCTGCAACTGGCCGCCGCTGCGCAATTTTTCCAGCAACAGCTGGCAGGACAAAGCATCCATAAAATTAGTTCGGCAGCAGGTGGCCTCCACTTGCACACGGGCAAGCAGACCCTGGTCTGCATGGTTCAGCGTACACCACTGGGGCTCTGGCTGGCTCCAGAAAGTGCTACAACAGAGGAACAGGGCCATCATTGGAGTGCCCCCCTTCAGCAACAGCTTAAAGGCTTTCGGATAGAGCGGATTGCCGTTCCCTGGGCTGACCGGATTGTGCGCATGGACTTCAGTCGGATGCATATCAGCAAGCGGGTAGATCAGCTCAGCCTCATTGCCGAGTGTTTCGGAGGGCGCGGCAACCTGGCTCTGCTGGATGCCCAGGAACAAATTCGCTGGGCCTGGCGTTGGGATAGTCTTGACGGCCCGACCGCACCCCGTTTCCTCCCGGGAATTGTTTACCATCCACCAGAATCTGCTCGTCTGTTTGAAGAATCCCGGTCTGATCTGAGCATCTGGTTACAGTGTATGGCACCACGCTATCGCCCTGACGGTTCGACAGCACAAGCGTTCATGAAGGAGCAATGGGCTGAGCGTTCAGCTTCCAGTTCCTGGTGGCAAGCCAAAACCGAAGCAGGGCAAAATCTGCTTTATCCCTTATGCTTGCCGGACGGCCCGCCCATGCAGGCCAAGGCCCCGGAAATTGCCCTGCAACTCCCGGCATCCACTCTTACTCGGGCGCCATCGCCAGCGGAACACGCGCTCGCCACAGAGAAAAATCGCCTGCAGCAACGCATCCAGAAAATGCGCCACGATCTGCAGCAGTGGGAAGCCCCCGAATACTACAGGACATTGGCCTTTGCCCTGTTTGCCGTACCGGACTCCACCGCCCGAGCCGCCAGCATTCAGGCTATCGATCATACCCATGGGGATGGCAGGTTGCTGGAGATCGCTGTCACACCAGGCAAGTCGCTGCACCAGCAAGCCCAGAAATACATGAAGAAAGCTCTGCGCAGCCAACGTGCCGTTCAGAAAATTCAGCAGCGTCTGCAGGACAGTGAAAAGCTGCTCGACGAATTGCTGCCCAAGGGACAGGGCGCACTCCCGCTGGCGCACAGGCTTCCGCAAACGCAAAATGCACCCGTTCGACATAAATGCCAGGAGCGAACAACGCGCCGGTTGGCAGAGCCTTTTCACCACACGATGATTGCGGGATTCGACATTTTTTGGGGAAATAATGCCCGGGAAAATGATCGCCTCACCTTTCGTTTCGCCAAAAGCTGGGATATCTGGTTTCATGTGCAGGACCTGGGCGGAAGTCATGTGATTCTCCGCAGGGAAAATGCCAGTACCCTGGTCCCGGAACCGGTTATTGCAGCGGCTGCCCGTCTGGCCTTGCAACACAGCCAGTCACGGGCATTGAGTGCCGAAGTGGACTGGACAGAAGTCCGACATGTGCAACGTAAGCCCGGCGCCGGACCGGGTCAGGTTATTTACCGCCATTTTCAGACTATTCGGGTACGTCGCGACGCGCACGATGAGGGGTGA
- the sat gene encoding sulfate adenylyltransferase, translated as MKNNAVHVLTLRQRCDLELLLTGAFAPLTGFLDQADWQSVVENMRLRDGTLWPIPVVLDVDDALGSTLRAGDHLRLERSDGTPLAALTVSECYQPDKKLEAEAVYGSTDRNHPGVAELFDRGSWYMGGTVTPWDAQTLSRAAAVEFPPEYQTPAQLRAQWTGQHPVVAFQTRNPLHHAHIAVTQAGLEQAGTGAKLLLHPAIGPTKPGDIEAAYRMRVYRAVLDHYPQGQALLSPLPLAMRMAGPREALWHALIRRNFGATHFIIGRGHADPGASAGGLFYPTFAAQELFARHAQEMGISGIFLPEFAYSPTRRQYVPVSEANGEALAGISGTELRRKLANREEIPEWFSPPEVIRILRQAYRGADRRGLVIWFTGLSASGKSTLAGMLVRQLEAEDERAVTMLDGDIIRRFLSKGLSFSRDDRDENIRRIGFVASLVARHGGIAVVAAISPYRQARAEARRLVEEAGGLFLEVHVATPLALCAERDPKGLYAKALRGEIKGFTGVDDPYEEPEHPDCVVNHAQQEPAAALAALMDLLHRSGAVSDHVAGR; from the coding sequence ATGAAAAATAATGCCGTACATGTACTGACGCTGCGCCAGCGTTGTGATCTTGAGTTGCTGCTGACGGGCGCATTTGCGCCACTGACGGGCTTTTTGGATCAGGCCGACTGGCAATCCGTGGTGGAAAATATGCGCCTTCGGGATGGGACACTCTGGCCCATTCCCGTCGTGCTGGATGTTGATGATGCGCTGGGAAGCACTTTGCGCGCGGGTGACCATTTGCGCCTGGAACGCAGTGACGGCACGCCACTCGCCGCCTTGACAGTCTCGGAGTGTTATCAACCGGACAAAAAACTGGAGGCCGAGGCAGTTTATGGCAGCACGGACAGAAACCATCCCGGGGTAGCGGAGCTGTTTGACCGGGGTTCCTGGTATATGGGGGGTACGGTCACACCCTGGGATGCCCAGACACTCAGCCGGGCTGCAGCGGTGGAGTTTCCGCCTGAATATCAGACTCCCGCGCAACTCCGTGCCCAGTGGACGGGACAGCACCCGGTGGTTGCCTTCCAAACCCGTAATCCTCTACATCATGCCCACATTGCCGTCACCCAGGCGGGTCTGGAGCAGGCCGGAACGGGTGCCAAACTTTTGCTGCACCCCGCCATCGGGCCCACCAAACCCGGAGACATAGAGGCCGCCTATCGCATGCGGGTGTACCGCGCCGTACTAGATCATTATCCGCAGGGGCAGGCGCTGCTTTCTCCCCTGCCCTTGGCCATGCGCATGGCCGGGCCCCGCGAGGCTCTGTGGCACGCTCTGATCCGGCGCAATTTTGGTGCGACTCATTTTATTATCGGGCGGGGCCATGCAGACCCTGGTGCTTCTGCTGGTGGCCTGTTTTATCCCACTTTTGCTGCCCAGGAACTATTTGCCCGGCACGCACAGGAAATGGGTATTTCCGGCATATTCCTCCCGGAATTCGCCTACTCTCCCACCCGACGCCAATACGTTCCGGTCAGTGAAGCCAATGGTGAAGCCCTGGCAGGCATCTCGGGGACCGAATTGCGCCGCAAGCTCGCCAACCGCGAGGAAATTCCCGAATGGTTTTCTCCCCCGGAGGTGATCAGAATTTTGCGTCAGGCATATCGTGGCGCGGATCGACGCGGGCTGGTCATCTGGTTTACGGGCCTTTCCGCCAGTGGCAAAAGTACGCTGGCGGGGATGTTGGTGCGACAGCTCGAAGCGGAGGATGAACGTGCGGTAACCATGCTCGACGGCGACATTATCCGCCGTTTTCTGTCCAAGGGCTTAAGCTTCAGTCGCGACGATCGCGATGAAAATATCCGCCGTATTGGTTTTGTCGCCAGTCTGGTGGCACGCCACGGCGGCATTGCGGTGGTAGCAGCCATTTCTCCTTATCGACAGGCACGCGCTGAAGCCCGACGCCTGGTGGAAGAAGCGGGCGGGCTTTTTCTGGAGGTGCATGTAGCGACGCCCCTGGCGCTCTGTGCCGAACGTGACCCCAAGGGGCTTTACGCCAAAGCTTTGCGCGGAGAAATCAAAGGATTTACGGGCGTAGATGATCCCTACGAAGAACCCGAACACCCGGATTGCGTGGTGAATCACGCCCAGCAGGAGCCTGCAGCAGCCCTGGCAGCCCTGATGGATTTGCTGCATCGTTCCGGAGCCGTGAGCGACCACGTTGCCGGGCGCTGA
- a CDS encoding phosphoribosyltransferase family protein, giving the protein MNPTDSHSNSHPLNINGVQRHLPLFKVQPDLAIAVLNILGDTELTEAAAAALQQRMADIDFDVIVTAEAKSIPLAYALSVHSGRPYVVLRKNYKSYMGEALSTETLSITTGKTQTLYLDAKDRAAIQGRQVALVDDVVSTGSTLAAMRTLMAQAEAEVAAVAAICTEGNAEQWAEVIALAHLPVFPLSA; this is encoded by the coding sequence ATGAACCCCACAGATTCCCATTCCAACAGCCATCCTCTCAACATCAATGGGGTGCAGCGTCACCTTCCCCTGTTCAAGGTACAGCCGGATTTAGCCATTGCTGTCCTCAATATTCTTGGTGATACCGAGCTCACCGAAGCTGCGGCTGCCGCCCTTCAGCAGCGCATGGCGGATATTGATTTTGATGTGATTGTCACCGCCGAGGCCAAGAGCATTCCACTGGCTTATGCACTGTCCGTGCATAGCGGTCGCCCCTATGTGGTGCTTCGCAAAAATTACAAATCCTACATGGGTGAGGCGTTATCGACCGAGACACTGTCCATTACCACCGGCAAAACCCAGACCCTGTACCTGGATGCCAAGGACCGCGCGGCAATTCAGGGCAGGCAGGTAGCCCTGGTGGATGATGTGGTGAGTACCGGCTCTACTTTGGCAGCCATGCGCACGCTAATGGCTCAGGCTGAAGCCGAAGTCGCTGCCGTTGCCGCCATTTGCACCGAGGGCAATGCAGAGCAATGGGCAGAAGTCATCGCGCTGGCCCACCTGCCCGTTTTTCCACTAAGCGCCTGA
- a CDS encoding DUF3322 domain-containing protein: protein MTWTDPQQLKKQLMRLWERGELLRDAVTGRERFPLRLALKTPNSADITNHFEAVRAWATELASTKFVRVEWQALRHHVQGTQNLPACVWVETLEDALNCLGKRKDWNCFIEQVSVTRQTHPALLPWLEKRPLQALALSADWPRLLSVVTWLAEHPRPGIYLRQVDLPNVHSKFIENHRGVLTELLDLTLPVNVVDVRKTGISQFAARYGFLEKPTRIRFRVLDPRICILPGLSSPDVTLDADSFSRLDLAVQRIFITENETNFLVFPPMHHAIVIFGAGYGWDALARSHWLNNCAIHYWGDIDTHGFGILDQLRGHFDHVDSFLMDRATLDAHAALWGCEDKPLRIDLHRLTSAEQSLYDDLRDAHIRPGLRLEQEHIGFQWLTDHLQQLDEMTTPNPGISPDQY, encoded by the coding sequence GTGACCTGGACTGACCCGCAGCAATTGAAAAAGCAGTTGATGCGGCTCTGGGAACGCGGAGAACTACTGCGCGACGCAGTGACCGGCAGGGAGCGTTTTCCTTTACGCCTGGCTCTCAAAACCCCCAACTCAGCGGACATCACCAATCATTTTGAGGCAGTGCGCGCCTGGGCCACCGAATTGGCATCGACCAAATTCGTGCGGGTGGAGTGGCAGGCGCTTCGCCATCACGTTCAGGGCACGCAGAACTTGCCAGCTTGCGTGTGGGTCGAGACATTGGAAGATGCACTGAATTGCCTGGGCAAGCGCAAAGATTGGAACTGCTTTATTGAGCAGGTTTCCGTCACCCGGCAAACCCATCCCGCCTTGCTGCCCTGGCTGGAAAAACGCCCTCTCCAGGCGCTGGCGCTGTCCGCCGATTGGCCCCGTTTGTTGTCTGTGGTGACCTGGCTGGCCGAACATCCCCGCCCTGGCATCTACTTGCGGCAAGTGGATTTACCCAACGTACACAGCAAATTCATCGAAAATCATCGCGGAGTACTCACCGAGCTACTCGACCTGACCTTGCCAGTAAATGTGGTGGACGTCAGAAAAACCGGCATCAGCCAGTTTGCTGCCCGGTATGGCTTTCTGGAAAAACCAACGCGCATTCGCTTTCGCGTGCTGGACCCCAGGATTTGTATCTTGCCCGGTTTATCATCCCCCGACGTGACGCTGGATGCAGACAGCTTTAGTCGCCTGGATCTGGCTGTGCAGCGGATATTCATTACGGAAAATGAGACCAACTTCCTGGTCTTCCCACCAATGCATCATGCCATCGTGATTTTTGGTGCAGGTTATGGTTGGGATGCACTGGCTCGTAGTCATTGGCTAAACAATTGCGCAATCCATTACTGGGGAGATATTGATACCCATGGTTTTGGCATTCTGGATCAGCTTCGCGGCCACTTTGACCATGTGGATTCTTTCCTGATGGACAGGGCCACGCTGGATGCCCACGCTGCCTTGTGGGGCTGTGAGGACAAGCCCTTGCGGATTGACCTGCACCGACTCACAAGCGCAGAGCAATCCCTCTACGATGACCTGCGCGACGCGCACATTCGCCCTGGACTCAGATTGGAACAGGAACACATCGGTTTCCAGTGGCTGACTGATCACCTTCAACAACTGGATGAAATGACCACACCCAATCCTGGTATTTCCCCTGATCAATATTAG